A stretch of Macadamia integrifolia cultivar HAES 741 chromosome 7, SCU_Mint_v3, whole genome shotgun sequence DNA encodes these proteins:
- the LOC122084603 gene encoding gamma-interferon-responsive lysosomal thiol protein-like has protein sequence MASSRFLFLLLLNYVFVFGSVSYPSSSARVPSSSASKVSLALYYETLCPYSANFIVKYLPKVYDEGLISIVDLELFPYGNAKLQDKDNIVCQHGPFECLLNTVEACAIDVWPDLNTHFAFIYCVENLVAKHKYPEWESCFEKLKLDPNPVSECYNNGRGKELELYYANITGSLQPPHTYVPWVVVDNQPLYEDFENFITYVCKAYKGNPEPDACKSLVHQVISEEKANPTGEVCYAEETTKTLASY, from the exons ATGGCTTCTTCTAGattcctctttctcctcctaCTGAACTACGTGTTCGTGTTTGGTTCTGTATCTTATCCTTCATCATCTGCTAGAGTTCCTAGTTCTTCTGCCTCGAAGGTCTCGCTGGCTCTGTACTATGAGACCCTCTGCCCTTACTCCGCCAATTTCATTGTTAAATATCTGCCGAAGGTCTACGATGAGGGACTCATTTCAATCGTCGATCTTGAACTTTTTCCCTACGGAAACGCCAAGTTACAAGACAAGGACAACATCGTCTGCCAG CATGGCCCATTCGAGTGCTTGCTGAATACTGTTGAAGCCTGTGCTATCGATGTCTGGCCTGATCTG AATACGCATTTTGCTTTCATTTACTGTGTCGAGAACCTGGTCGCGAAGCACAAGTATCCTGAGTGGGAATCCTGTTTTGAAAAATTGAAGCTGGATCCAAATCCCGTTTCAGAATGCTACAATAATGGGCGTGGGAAGGAG CTTGAACTTTATTATGCAAACATCACTGGTTCTCTTCAACCTCCTCATACATACGTGCCTTGGGTTGTTGTTGATAACCAGCCACTCTATGAG GACTTTGAAAACTTCATAACCTATGTGTGCAAGGCTTACAAAGGAAATCCTGAACCCGATGCTTGCAAGTCACTAGTCCATCAGGTTATCTCAGAGGAGAAAGCAAACCCAACCGGTGAAGTTTGCTATGCAGAGGAGACGACCAAAACTTTAGCTTCAtactaa